The stretch of DNA CAAGCAGAAATTTTGCCCAATTACTAGGAATTAACAAACTCTTTCCATATACAGATGAAGTCCTATGTAAAGTTTGATATGCCATAGAAACTCTTTCTTGGCAGCACAGGAACAACTAGAGTACTGGACAATGTCAAGGACATTTTGCTAACATAGTTACTCTGAACTAGTAATTAAGAAAATGGTATCAACTACGGAGTAGTAATGAACATCACGGGTTCACAGATAAGTCTATGCAGTTGAAAGATCAGACCACGCAGAGCACATCCCCTAATCTAATTTTCACTCTAACAGTCGTAATTAGTTGTTAAACTTCACCATTGTGGCTGCATCTTGAAAACTCCAACAGTACTCTAGTTTCGAACGTACATAAGCCAAGACGAACCAGGAATCGGAAGAACCAATATGACTGCACATGAACCAATACTCTAATTCGATGTACATACCTTGGACCCTTGAGCTGTAAAGGACGATGGTCCTCTCCTATGCAGCTGTATCGTCGATCCACAGAGCTACGACCCCACATCGCTGCAGAGACGCAATGGCAGCGAGCCGCCGCCAGACATCATGATTTGGATCTTTGGGCGCTCGTGCTTCAATGCCGAAAGCGAAGAGGATGAGGTacaggagagggagagggagagagggatcCGCCCAGTTTTTTCAGTTAACCCTAGCGGCGGCGACCTCCAGCAGTGGTACAGGACAGAGGAAAAGGGGATCGACGAACTTGGTTTGGGATGTGAATTTGTTCAATTTAGCTAGACATGAAGGTCTCTTCTGCAAAATGTACCAGTAACTTCCCTTCCACTGCATCCTGTCCCTTCCTTTTTAATCCAACGGCTCATGTTCCATCGGAGCACCTGGTGCACGAATTGGTCGGGTGCACAGGATACGTTCTCCCCTCCTAACTGCCCAACGTTGCCAAAGGATGTGGGACATGCGAACGATGTGATGGCTATTTTAGTAGTGGTGAAGTGGGGAGAGGTGACATTTTCTTTAGAAGACACATGGCAGTTTCTTTCCGAGAAGGCAATTTTCATTTAAAAACTGTCGTCATTTGATCTCGTTTTACACCTACTAAAACTGTCGGCATAGATGGTTCGCTTGCCACCCTCTTACCCCGATGTTTGCCAGGTACAATTACCGTATTATCATATGATGATTCTTGCCGACACCATCTCTGGAAGGTGGTACTATGTAGACATGCGGTACGAGATAATACAGTGTGAACGACGATGACCAAAGACCGGGCATAATGTATTGtacctagctagctagctagtgcaTTATTTCAAAGTGGACCGAAGTCGACCGGGCAGCAGCAAGCTAGCAGAGAAGATCACCGATATAAAGTGAGGGCTCACTGGTGAAGGTGGATCAAACACTCCACCACACTCCAAACCTGTGCACACAATATTCTTGGTTTCGCTCTCGCCTCTGCCCTACAGCAGCTGTAGCTCTTGTTCCGGTCAGGAAAGGAAAAGCTAGCGcgtggaagaagaggaagaaatcCCCAGGTTCGTACGTAATTCACAGTCACAGAGCACATGCATGTACATTTCATGAATTAATGAATATCTGTTAGTATTGGTTGTATTTACTATTGAAGTTTCTCCTTCATCCTATGCATTGCCTACATAGATAATACTGAAAACTAACTCGACCAACATATATACGTACAGAGATACCCGGCCATGAAAGTTACCACACTCGGACAGTTACTTCTCTTGATACTGGTGACTTTCAGTGCACAATATGTGGTCGTCATCGGCAGCTCATCCTCCGTACATGGTAACGAGACAGATCGGTTATCACTGCTTGGATTCAAGGACGCAATCAGCCTCGACCCGCAGCAAGCCTTGATGTCCTGGAATGATAGCACCCACTTTTGCGATTGGGAAGGTGTCGTGTGCAGGGTGAAGGCTCCACCCCGTGTCACTTCCCTAAACCTTACAGGTCGAGGGTTGGTAGGACATATCTCTCCTTCACTTGGGAACCTAACCTTCTTGCAATCTCTGGCCTTGACAGAGAACACACTCGCCGGAGAGATCCCATCATCCCTTGGTCACATGCATCGCCTCGAAACCTTGCACTTGAACAGAAACACGCTGCAAggaaggataccgagttttgcaAACTGCTCAAAGCTCAAGGAGTTGGATGTTTCGGTTAACAATCTAGTTGGCCAATTTCCCGGTGATTTGCCTCCTCGTCTTCACATGCTGCAAGTTTCCTTTAATAACCTCACTGGCAtcatcccagcttctctgggtaATATCACAACACTAGTCTTTATTAGTTGCGCGCATAATCGAATCAAGGGAAATATCCCAAGTGAGTTTGCAGGTTTGTCAGGCTTGCAATACCTGTATGCGGGTGCAAATCAGCTAACAGGTAGGTTTCCACAAGCCATCTTGAATGTTTCTACTCTCATCGGCCTTGGCTTAACTCTCAATGGTCTAAGTGGGGAGCTGCCACCAAATCTTTGTACCTCTCTCGCCAATCTCCGTATACTTACATTAGGTGGCAACTTATTTCTAGGACACATTCCTAGTTCATTCACTAATGCTTCCAATCTAAGTGTCATTGATTTATCAACGAACAACTTCACCGGATTGGTGCCCACCACGATGAGCAAACTTACCAAACTCTCAATGTTGAATCTTGAAAATAATCAGCTCCAAGCACATAGTCGAGAAGACTGGGAGTTTTTGGACAGCTTAGGCAACTGCACAGAGCTACAAATATTGTCCATGAGTGTCAATTTTCTATCAGGGCATGTACCAAGTTCATTAGCTAACCTTTCCAATAAACTCCAGACTCTGTACTTGGGAGAAAATCAACTATCGGGAAATTTCCCTTCCGGCATAGCCAACCTTCACAATCTAGTTGCTGTGTCAGTGGGGGGGAATCACTTCACAGGTATCGTTCCAGAGTGGATTGGGACTCTCAAAAATTTGCAACAAGTAGATTTAGCAGCAAACTTCTTTACGGGGGTCATTCCATCATCCTTGTCAAACTTGTCTCAACTGGGACAGCTCTATGTAGCCTCAAACCAATTCATTGGCCACATACCGAAAAGCTTTGGTAACTTTCCAAGGCTTCAATATTTGAACACTGCTAGCAACAACCTTCATGGTAGGGTTCCAAAGGAGATATTCAGAATCCCGTCAATAATTGCAATTGATTTATCTTTCAACAACCTGGATGGACAACTTCCTACTGACATTGGCAATGCTAAACAACTCGTACATTTGGTACTTTCATCCAATAAGCTATCTGGAGATATTCCAAACACTCTGGGTGACTGTGGAAGTTTAGAATACATTGAGTTAGACTCGAATATTTTCAACGGAAGCATTCCCACTTCATTAGGCAGCATAAGAGGCCTCAAAGTTTTGAATATTTCTGCCAATAACTTAACTGGTTCAATACCAACATCTCTTGGCAACCTACAAGTTCTTGAGAAACTAGATTTGTCATTCAACCACCTCAATGGTGAGGTTCCAACAAAAGGGATATTCAAGAATGCAACTGCCGTGCAAATTGATGGAAATCAGGGGCTTTGTGGTGGGGTACCGGAGTTACACATACTAGCATGTTTTGTTATGCCTCCAAATTCAATTAGGAACAAGAAATCTTTGGTGCTAAAAGTGGTTATCCCAATAGCGAGTATGGTGTCAATTGTTATTGTCATATTTTGCTTCTTTCTCTGGGGAGGAAAACACAAGAGAAAATCTAAATCTCTGCCATCATTTTCTACAAAATTTCCCATGGTTTCTTTCAATGATCTAGCCAGAGCAACACAGGGATTCTCGGTATCCAACTTAATAGGCAGAGGGAGATATAGTTCTGTTTACCAAGGAAAACTAGTTGAAGATGAAAATGAGGTTGCCGTGAAAGTCTTCAACCTAGAGACAAGAGGAGCACAAAAGAGCTTCATCTCAGAATGTAATGCGTTGAGAAATGTGCGGCACCGTAATTTGGTCCCTATAGTAACTGTGTGCTCAAGCATCGATTCTAGTGGTAATGATTTC from Triticum urartu cultivar G1812 chromosome 3, Tu2.1, whole genome shotgun sequence encodes:
- the LOC125542568 gene encoding receptor kinase-like protein Xa21, with amino-acid sequence MKVTTLGQLLLLILVTFSAQYVVVIGSSSSVHGNETDRLSLLGFKDAISLDPQQALMSWNDSTHFCDWEGVVCRVKAPPRVTSLNLTGRGLVGHISPSLGNLTFLQSLALTENTLAGEIPSSLGHMHRLETLHLNRNTLQGRIPSFANCSKLKELDVSVNNLVGQFPGDLPPRLHMLQVSFNNLTGIIPASLGNITTLVFISCAHNRIKGNIPSEFAGLSGLQYLYAGANQLTGRFPQAILNVSTLIGLGLTLNGLSGELPPNLCTSLANLRILTLGGNLFLGHIPSSFTNASNLSVIDLSTNNFTGLVPTTMSKLTKLSMLNLENNQLQAHSREDWEFLDSLGNCTELQILSMSVNFLSGHVPSSLANLSNKLQTLYLGENQLSGNFPSGIANLHNLVAVSVGGNHFTGIVPEWIGTLKNLQQVDLAANFFTGVIPSSLSNLSQLGQLYVASNQFIGHIPKSFGNFPRLQYLNTASNNLHGRVPKEIFRIPSIIAIDLSFNNLDGQLPTDIGNAKQLVHLVLSSNKLSGDIPNTLGDCGSLEYIELDSNIFNGSIPTSLGSIRGLKVLNISANNLTGSIPTSLGNLQVLEKLDLSFNHLNGEVPTKGIFKNATAVQIDGNQGLCGGVPELHILACFVMPPNSIRNKKSLVLKVVIPIASMVSIVIVIFCFFLWGGKHKRKSKSLPSFSTKFPMVSFNDLARATQGFSVSNLIGRGRYSSVYQGKLVEDENEVAVKVFNLETRGAQKSFISECNALRNVRHRNLVPIVTVCSSIDSSGNDFKALVYELMPRGDLHKLLYSTPNYEGSSDLNLITIGQRISIVVDVADALEYLHHNNQEALVHCDLKPSNILLNDNMTAHVGDFGLARFKVGSTTSSHGNSSSIAVMGTIGYTAPEYAEGGQVSTAADVYSFGVVLLEIFIRRRPTGDMFKDGLSIVKLTEASFPDRVFEIVDPQLLKELDETPIAFKEKHAHCLLSVLNVGLCCTKTSPGERINMQEVAAKLHGIKDAYLRSSAVVSVVLAT